The Malus domestica chromosome 13, GDT2T_hap1 genome includes a window with the following:
- the LOC103414302 gene encoding uncharacterized protein isoform X1: MGPAEPCWRTNTSFSPPPSRWDFRFQPEELQYGFHDGIQQYGSSTSSNSKGSRGWVRGNNLYNHHYSASDGAGLFLSGSSDLSQGPQWTPPAIQEISVDDYETAKKRGTALGHTSFRPTMEGTSEIQDMGGSTSSRSDSGESEPTVKPYLSSHHTYASRRSFMSKPIHPLSFPAQTSPRESSDLTVAGFPEYDSATPQRDGHRWSSASSSIDFADVSESFEAESSGRPCNNVSDGFRCGLCERFLSQRSPWSSRRIVRSGDMPVTGVLSCSHVFHAECLEQTTPKTRKSDPPCPLCARFEEENLQEQQGFSRLRAGFPRLRPISDDGPSRPWGCAQVGDCVEGALHAPPRNSMLLLNRSRIKKNLSLKGNLGKEFPGKLRKTGSHSLQHFSGKSVDQGAVGSSKS; this comes from the exons ATGGGTCCAGCAGAGCCATGCTGGCGAACTAATACTAGCTTCTCACCACCCCCATCAAGATGGGATTTCCGTTTCCAACCTGAAGAATTACAGTACGGTTTTCATGATGGTATTCAGCAATATGGGTCTTCTACTTCATCAAACAGTAAAGGAAGTAGGGGCTGGGTGAGAGGCAACAATCTCTACAATCACCACTACTCAGCTTCTGATGGTGCTGGGCTGTTTTTAAGTGGTTCATCTGACCTTTCTCAAGGTCCTCAATGGACACCTCCAGCAATACAGGAAATCAGTGTAGATGATTATGAAACTGCAAAAAAGAGAG GTACAGCTTTGGGGCATACATCCTTTAGACCTACCATGGAG GGAACCTCAGAAATCCAAGACATGGGGGGCTCCACCTCATCCCGTTCAGACAGTGGCGAGTCTGAACCCACTGTCAAGCCGTACCTATCTTCTCATCATACATATGCAAGTCGGCGTTCGTTCATGTCCAAACCTATTCATCCCTTGTCCTTTCCTGCACAAACTTCCCCCAGAGAGTCTTCTGATCTCACAGTTGCTGGGTTTCCAGAGTATGATTCTGCCACTCCTCAAAGAGATGGCCACCGCTGGAGTAGTGCCAGTAGCAGCATTGATTTTGCAGATGTTTCTGAGTCATTTGAGGCAGAGAGTTCTGGTCGACCTTGTAATAATGTGTCTGATGGTTTTAGATGTGGCTTGTGTGAAAGGTTTCTTTCACAGAGATCGCCTTGGAGTTCTCGTCGGATAGTGAGAAGTGGAGATATGCCAGTTACCGGGGTTCTTTCTTGCTCTCATGTTTTCCATGCAGAGTGCTTGGAGCAAACAACACCCAAGACACGAAAAAGCGACCCTCCCTGTCCCCTATGTGCCAGATTTGAGGaagaaaatctccaagaacaGCAAGGCTTCTCAAGATTGCGGGCTGGTTTTCCAAGGCTTAGACCAATTAGTGATGATGGGCCATCCAGGCCTTGGGGCTGTGCACAGGTGGGAGATTGCGTTGAAGGGGCTTTGCATGCTCCCCCGCGCAATAGTATGCTGTTGCTTAACAGGAGTCGCATAAAGAAAAATCTTTCTTTGAAAGGTAATTTGGGCAAAGAGTTTCCAGGTAAGCTAAGAAAAACTGGTTCTCACTCTTTGCAGCATTTCAGTGGAAAATCAGTCGACCAGGGAGCGGTTGGAAGCTCAAAATCATAG
- the LOC103451797 gene encoding uncharacterized protein — protein sequence MSGANMDEVKEQEVADSTPMDLGDGDDAGGDQKASNENHGNPMPSAQQEEAAIKKKYGGILPKKTPLISKDHERAYFDSADWALGKQGAKPKGPLEALRPKLQPTPHQQGRSRRSAYSRGGEGDDGGNMNISSEDQLDSGSGNNTGYEDQIHHHE from the exons ATGTCCGGTGCAAACATGGACGAGGTTAAGGAGCAAGAGGTTGCTGATAGCACTCCTATGGATCTAGGTGATGGTGACGATGCCGGGGGAGACCAAAAAGCTTCAAATGAAAATCATGGAAATCCCATGCCTTCAGCCCAACAGGAG GAGGCAGCAATTAAGAAAAAGTATGGAGGCATACTACCAAAGAAGACTCCCCTAATATCCAAG GACCATGAGCGCGCTTATTTTGATTCTGCTGATTGGGCATTGGGAAAG CAAGGAGCAAAGCCAAAAGGGCCACTTGAAGCACTCCGCCCAAAGCTGCAG CCCACACCACACCAGCAGGGTCGTTCAAGGCGCTCAGCTTATTCTCGTGGAGGCGAAGGTGATG ATGGCGGAAATATGAACATTTCCTCAGAGGATCAACTAGATAGTGGCAGCGGTAACAACACTGGCTATGAGGATCAGATCCACCACCACGAGTAG
- the LOC103414302 gene encoding uncharacterized protein isoform X2 produces the protein MGPAEPCWRTNTSFSPPPSRWDFRFQPEELQYGFHDGIQQYGSSTSSNSKGSRGWVRGNNLYNHHYSASDGAGLFLSGSSDLSQGPQWTPPAIQEISVDDYETAKKRALGHTSFRPTMEGTSEIQDMGGSTSSRSDSGESEPTVKPYLSSHHTYASRRSFMSKPIHPLSFPAQTSPRESSDLTVAGFPEYDSATPQRDGHRWSSASSSIDFADVSESFEAESSGRPCNNVSDGFRCGLCERFLSQRSPWSSRRIVRSGDMPVTGVLSCSHVFHAECLEQTTPKTRKSDPPCPLCARFEEENLQEQQGFSRLRAGFPRLRPISDDGPSRPWGCAQVGDCVEGALHAPPRNSMLLLNRSRIKKNLSLKGNLGKEFPGKLRKTGSHSLQHFSGKSVDQGAVGSSKS, from the exons ATGGGTCCAGCAGAGCCATGCTGGCGAACTAATACTAGCTTCTCACCACCCCCATCAAGATGGGATTTCCGTTTCCAACCTGAAGAATTACAGTACGGTTTTCATGATGGTATTCAGCAATATGGGTCTTCTACTTCATCAAACAGTAAAGGAAGTAGGGGCTGGGTGAGAGGCAACAATCTCTACAATCACCACTACTCAGCTTCTGATGGTGCTGGGCTGTTTTTAAGTGGTTCATCTGACCTTTCTCAAGGTCCTCAATGGACACCTCCAGCAATACAGGAAATCAGTGTAGATGATTATGAAACTGCAAAAAAGAGAG CTTTGGGGCATACATCCTTTAGACCTACCATGGAG GGAACCTCAGAAATCCAAGACATGGGGGGCTCCACCTCATCCCGTTCAGACAGTGGCGAGTCTGAACCCACTGTCAAGCCGTACCTATCTTCTCATCATACATATGCAAGTCGGCGTTCGTTCATGTCCAAACCTATTCATCCCTTGTCCTTTCCTGCACAAACTTCCCCCAGAGAGTCTTCTGATCTCACAGTTGCTGGGTTTCCAGAGTATGATTCTGCCACTCCTCAAAGAGATGGCCACCGCTGGAGTAGTGCCAGTAGCAGCATTGATTTTGCAGATGTTTCTGAGTCATTTGAGGCAGAGAGTTCTGGTCGACCTTGTAATAATGTGTCTGATGGTTTTAGATGTGGCTTGTGTGAAAGGTTTCTTTCACAGAGATCGCCTTGGAGTTCTCGTCGGATAGTGAGAAGTGGAGATATGCCAGTTACCGGGGTTCTTTCTTGCTCTCATGTTTTCCATGCAGAGTGCTTGGAGCAAACAACACCCAAGACACGAAAAAGCGACCCTCCCTGTCCCCTATGTGCCAGATTTGAGGaagaaaatctccaagaacaGCAAGGCTTCTCAAGATTGCGGGCTGGTTTTCCAAGGCTTAGACCAATTAGTGATGATGGGCCATCCAGGCCTTGGGGCTGTGCACAGGTGGGAGATTGCGTTGAAGGGGCTTTGCATGCTCCCCCGCGCAATAGTATGCTGTTGCTTAACAGGAGTCGCATAAAGAAAAATCTTTCTTTGAAAGGTAATTTGGGCAAAGAGTTTCCAGGTAAGCTAAGAAAAACTGGTTCTCACTCTTTGCAGCATTTCAGTGGAAAATCAGTCGACCAGGGAGCGGTTGGAAGCTCAAAATCATAG